The Corythoichthys intestinalis isolate RoL2023-P3 chromosome 2, ASM3026506v1, whole genome shotgun sequence DNA segment CACAACACCCACATGTCCTCCCCGTTTCCCTTCCCCTCATTCACCACCCACTCAGACTCGGACAGCCTCGCCAGCCCAACACGCCTGAGCCTCAGTTTACCGGATGGCCCTGAGGATCAGCTGGACCGCCTGCAGCAGGTGGAGCTGGCCAGGAGCATGCCCATGTCACAGTGGAGGGCGGGCACTGTGCAGGCCTGGCTTGAGGTCGTCATGGCGATGCCCATGTACATACGCGCCTGCTCAGAGAATGTCAAGAGTGGCAAGGTAAGAAGTGAGTCGATCGAGTGATCTGCTGTGAACAGCAAAATTCTATGGGTAAATGAAGAATTTCTTAAAATGTTTGTTATGGTTTAAAAATCCTACAAGATAGCAGTAAAGCACTTTGTCTAACTAAAGCACCTCAACACACTTCAACATATAGTATTTTTTGACACCAATATGCTGCCAAAGCCATGCTGTAATTGCTTTGGCCTaagaattaaattttaaaagtttttcaatGAATAACAAGAAGATAGATTCCAAAACCGAATCTGTAACGTCATACATGCTGAGGTGTGAATAAAATATTAGTGTCACTGTAGTCCGAAACCACCGATTTTGAGCTTGCTGACGCTGCACCTTCGGTGCTCCACAAAGTGTAACCTTGGCTTCTGAATAGTAATTTACAATGACTTAcatgggacattttttttgcccatctCTTATCTTTTGATCAATTTAAAACAGTGATATGATTGTGATTTATGAATCGAACATACCAGCATTCACATAATCCCTGCTTTTACAATGTATAAATTGTGCAATTTTGGAGATGATGTACGTATGCACTGAGCTGGTTTTTCTTGATGTGTTTGTATTGTAGGTATTATTGGCGCTAACGGATGAAGACCTTGAGCTTGGTTTGGGGGTGAGCAGTTTGATGCATCGTCGTAAACTACGTCTTGCCATTGAAGACTACCGCGAGGCTGAAGATGGAAGGGGGTGAGGAAAGCGTGACAAAATCGCAATGAGTCAAAGCAGTGGAGGAACAAATCTGATCAGGGCCTGGGTGCAATGAGTACGACTGGGGCCCGCTGAGCTGAGCTGGGGGTGGGTGAGcttaattgggggggggggggggggggggggggcaagacCCACTGTGGAGAATTTGATGTCAGTTgtgatatgatatatatatcCGTGCATTATAGAACATGATTTTTAGCCCCTCCCTGCGCCCACGTGGGCCCCCCTGAGGCCTGGGCCTGGGTACAGCTGTTCCCTCAGCTCCCCTCAACCCCCACCCCTGAGTCAAAACCTATCCCATCTGATTCTAGGCAAAAGGTAGACTCCATCCTGAAGTGGCCACCAGTCAGACACGGAAATAGACAACCATTGATAACCCGAACTCATGATCCATACAATAAAGTCAGGCAACTACCACACCTCAATGTCAATAACAGATTTCGCAAGAATATTTTAAATAGATGCCTAGTTTAGCAATAAATGCATGATATCAACAATTCCTGGTCTGATCATATAATGTAAGCACCTGGCTGTCCCATCACAGGGCAAAAATATGCTTGCAATGTAATCTAATAAATCTCCAAATACTATAAATTGTGTCAGATTATTTTAACATTTGTCTGGTCATTCCCCTTTAGGTCCTGTAaatttattttcatgatttgtttCTAAATACTTGAAATATGTTTGAAGATGAGTGTTAAAGTGCAAAGACTAACAACAATTTGAAATCAAATGCGCCTATTTCTATTCAAAAATTATATTAATGCTCAATGTCCATTcacatacaatacacttattgatgtattaatttattaattaacTTATTAGTTTTAAAAATGGCCCAATTATTTGTCCACAGCTGTTTTTAAAACATATCACAAACCCTGCACAGGTTGTCTAAGGCTGCAGACATGGACCACCACTGGGTCGCTAAGGCTTGGCTCAGTGACGTGGGCTTGCCTCAGTACTCGCAGGCATTTCACACCCACTTGGTGGACGGACGCGTGCTGCACTCCTTGACACGGCGTGACCTCGAACGCCACCTCAACATCTCCAAAAAATTCCACCTGGTCAGCTTGCTACTGGGCATTGAGCTGTTGCACTCGCTCAATTTTGACAAAGACGTGAGTTCCAACACACGCAGCACAACCTGACACCTACAATTTGTGAATATCTCACTTGAGTGAAAAGTGCTGTTTGAATTGCTTGGTAGGCATTGCAAGCCCGCCGGATACAGTGTGAGCACCAAAACATAGATCCTTTGGTGTGGACCTCACACCGTGTCATCAAATGGCTTAAAGACATTGACCTAAAGGTAAGAAAACAAagagtaaattaatgcttaagaaAACATAATGTTTGTAATTTTAAGTATGACATTGAGTACTGTAGAAGAAAAAAATTCTGTTTTTACAGGTTCTTTTATTTTCTTAATGAACAGGAGATGAGGACACACAATTCAGtaacaaaaagaaagcaataacCACCTGagataaatacagtacatttattAAGGAAAGAATAATTAAAAGCTGACAGGCCAGGACAAATGTCCCCGAGAGCCCCACGCAGGTGCCCTCGACAAGATCTGCCCCAAACTCTCAACgcgtatgttttttgtttgtttgttttaatttcCAGTGCAAAAAGGCAGGCCCCCATGTTaacctgattttttttctatacaGCTGTTATCTGTTCATGACCTTGctttaaagtgcatacgacaggagaaaaaaaagtctcaaatagCATTTTtagcaacaatttagcaaagcgcagatgacgagaaattagtcttttaatccgccatttagccacgcctaccattatagggtcctagggtccccaacaggaggatgacatcggcagggtaatggtttcatctgatttagaattcaaccaattgagggggaattattcagaaggaggaaaatgcgacaaagacagccaaaaaatgtcattgtttcagtctctctactccaatatttttacaggatattctttttatcaaggtattttcccccaattgctaaataaattgtaaggtcatgacaaataacagtcttgtgctaaatggaatatggaatatgaatataaaaatgcatttattttgtacgacatggcaaaattactccataatggtcaaaactgccgacttcacctttactgttgcacctcccaaacgatattttatgccaccgtagttagtcatgcttttgtcatttccctgccccatctttggagaatgtaaacaaaccaagaggcgtgacagctagccgacatgctaacccaaaccgagtgacgtctcaaagtcttattttcgcgtttcaaagcgaaaaatcacacaaaactagcccggatcatatcacatggcggcggggttgtcg contains these protein-coding regions:
- the LOC130912491 gene encoding kazrin-A-like, which produces MSSPFPFPSFTTHSDSDSLASPTRLSLSLPDGPEDQLDRLQQVELARSMPMSQWRAGTVQAWLEVVMAMPMYIRACSENVKSGKVLLALTDEDLELGLGVSSLMHRRKLRLAIEDYREAEDGRGLSKAADMDHHWVAKAWLSDVGLPQYSQAFHTHLVDGRVLHSLTRRDLERHLNISKKFHLVSLLLGIELLHSLNFDKDALQARRIQCEHQNIDPLVWTSHRVIKWLKDIDLKEFAEGVASSGVHGAVMVLEPSFSSDTLATIMGIPSSKHMVRRHLEEELTNLIGLARADAKQEFERCVLGTPPTPRRQNSPTRSPSASRRMDDEGSLRRRAVKPPTGFSPKARNGRDLIYHNSYGSLPRETREQTPPRTQGSPVRAYANIGVTNV